The window TAAAGAGTCTTTAAATAGGTATTTTTTACAGTTTCCAGTACATCAAGGTCAATTTTTTCACCTGTTAGAAAATGCGAAAGTTGCCAGTCGAGAAAAGCAGTAATCTTTCCCATCAAATCTCTAAAACCTGCTTTTTTTAAAGTTAAAGGAGCGTTATCTATTACTTCATTATCAATAAATACAGCTTCAGGGGCTTTTGCTGCAACTGTTGTCTTTAAATTGTCAATTGTAAGTGCAGCACCAGAAGATGTAAAACCATCCATCGAAGGTGCTGTTGGAAACAAAATGAAAGGAATTTTTAGCTTATAGGCTGTATATCGTGTTATATCTGAGATTGTTCCACTTCCCACTCCAACGAAGAATATCATTGTTGCTTGTCTCAAACAATACCCTGCCAATTGCATATTCATCAGCAACTAAATTTTCACTATCAAAACATACTACCCTGCATTCAATCCCTGTATTTTTTATTAGTTTATGAATTTTATTTCCACAAACATTATATGTATTCTTATCACATATAATCAACGGAGATTTGTATGAATTTTTCTCTAAGTACTCTAAAAGTTCTTCATAAGGATTCTCCCAAAAAATTTTCATTTTCAAGCATCCTTTCAAAAATATTTCTAACGAAAAAATCTATTTTAAAAAAGGCTGCCAAAGCCCAATTAATTCCTTTCACGTTGCTTGCAGCCTCTATTTTTTTTTCTATTCTATCGCCTTTGTTTCAACTTTTTCTCTAACTAACTTAATAAACTCCTCAATAGTAAAAGCCCCTAAATCACCTTTCCTCCTATCTCTCACTGCTATCGTATTATTTTTTTGTTCTTTTTCACCAACAATCACCATATATGGTATTTTTTGTAATTGGGCATCTCTTATTTTATATCCTACAGTTTCTGATCTGTAGTCTTCTTCAACTCTGAATCCATTTTCCTTTAGTGTTTGGGATATTTTTGCTGCATAATCATTGAAATTATCAGATACTGGTATTACTCTTATTTGAGTTGGTGCTAACCATACCGGAAATGCACCAGCAAAGTGTTCAGTAAGTATTGCAATAAACCTCTCTATACTGCCAAAGACAACTCTGTGTAACATTACCGGCCTATGTTTTGCACCATCTTCACCTATATAATATAAGTCAAACCTTTCTGGCATTTGAAAATCAAGTTGAATTGTTGCACACTGCCATGTTCTTTTCAAACTATCTTCAAGATGAAAATCAATTTTGGGTCCATAAAAAGCTCCGTCACCTTCATTTATTTTGTAATTTATACCTACTTCCTCTAAAGCTTCTTTAAGGGCAGTTTCAGCCATATTCCATTGCTCATCTGTTCCCATTGAATTTTCGGGCCTTGTTGAAAGTTCAACATGATATTTGAAACCAAACACACTATAAAAATAGTCAATAAGCTCAATTACACCTTTTATTTCATCTTTTATCTGTGAAGGTAACATGAATATATGAGCATCGTCTTGTGTAAAGCATCTTACTCTCATAAGACCATGCAATACACCAGATAGCTCATACCTGTGAACAAGCCCAAGTTCACACAAACGCTGAGGAAGTTCCCTATATGAATGTTGCTTTCTCTTATACACCAATATACTACCTGGACAGTTCATAGGCTTTATTGCAAATTCCTGATCATCTATTTTGGTAAAATACATATTTTCTTTATAATGATCCCAATGTCCTGACTGAATCCAAAGGTCTTTTGTCAACATTATAGGAGTTTTTATTTCCTGATAACCTCTTTTTTTATGTTCCTCTCTCCAAAAATCCTCTAATATGTTCCTTATAATCATCCCTTTTGGCAAAAAGAAAGGAAATCCTGGTCCTTCGTCAAATATGTCAAATAAATCAAGTTCTCTTCCAAGCTTTCTATGATCTCTTTTCTTTGCTTCTTCAAGCATTGAAAGGTGTTCATCAAGTTGCGATTTTTTCTCGTATGATACTCCATAAACTCTTTGAAGCATCTTATTTTTAGAATTTCCGCGCCAATACGCACCTGCCACAGAAAGTAGTTTGAATGCCCTCACTCTCCCTGTTGAAGGAAGATGGGGTCCTGTGCAAAGGTCAACAAATTCACCTTGCCTGTAAAAAGATATAGTTTCATCCTCTGGAATGTCATTTATAAGCTCAACTTTATAATTTTCTCCCCTCTCCTGCATAAACTTGATTGCCTCATCTCTTGTGAGTTCAAATCTTTCAATCTTTAAGTCTTCTTTTATTATTTTTTGCATCTCTTCCTCAATCTTTCCCAAAAGCTCCATTGTAATAGACTCGTCAACATCAAAGTCATAATAAAAACCATTGTCAATAGCAGGTCCAATACCAAGCTTGACTTTGTCACCAAAAATCCTTTTGACTGCCTGGGCTAAGATGTGTGAAGTTGTGTGCCAGTACACTTTTTTTCCTTCATCGCTTGAAAATGTAATGACTTCAAAACTACAATCCTCATCCAGCTTTGTCCACAAATCTTTTAAAATTCCATTTATCTTGCACGCCACTGCCTCTTTGTAAAGTTTCATGCTAATCGATTTTACTAAATCTAAAGCACAAGTCGACTTTTCAACTTCAATTACTTTACCATCCGGAAGAGTAACTTTTACTTTTTCCATCTTACGTATGCTCCTCCTTCTGTACAAAATAAAGTTTACAGCTTATACATCTTCTCCTAATAAAAGTCCCTTGAATTCCTTAAACCATCTTGAGAAAACTGTCTGAGAAATACCAAAATGTCCTGCTATATCTTTCTGATTTACTTTTTGCCCGCAAAGGTATTTTTTGTACACGTAATAGACAACTGCCGCAATTGCAGCAAGGTTTAGTCTTTTTCTCTCAAGCGGAAGAGTACTTAGAAGTCTATAAACGTCATTTTTCTCCTTATCATTTAACTTTACATTTTTGGTTATAATATCCACTATTTTGTTTGCATTTTCTTCAAATGTCTGAGAAAAGTACAAGTCAATGTGTTTTTGAAGTTGTTTTCTAAACTCTTTTTCTTCGGATAGTGATATAGCTTCACTACCTGTTTCAAAATAGTCTATTGTGTCCTTTTTAAAGGTCTTTATCACATTATCAACTTTCTTTAGAAAGTAGTCAATCTTTATCTCAGGCATATTATAACTTCTTTTCAGCTCTTGCCATATCTTTTTGGCTTTTATATACTGCCGTGTATTGTACAAACTGATAGCCTGGATATGCTTAAAATAAGGCTCTTTTGTAATTTCAAAAAGCTCTGCTGCCCTCTCAGCAATTGCAGCATGTTGGTTTAATTTTATCAATGTGTCTAACACTTTAATCTTGTCTTTATAGTCGTACGTCTTAAGGTCCAATATTGTTTTCAGCTGTTTTCTAAGCTCTTTTGTTTTGCCAATTGTGCTGTAAAAAAATGCTAAATTGCAATTTGCATACACATTGTATTTATCAACTTCTAAAACCTTTTTTGCTTCCTGTATTGCTTTTTCAATCTCCCCCATATAAAAATAAGCAAGTGACAAATTATTTCTTGCAGCAAAGATTGTATCGTCTTTGGACAATATCATCTTAAAATATTTTACAGCATCTTCATATCGACCATTTTCTAAAAGAAAATTACCTCTTTCTAAAAGTTTTGTAAGTTTCTCCATCTCTCTTTGTTCTTTTTCAAATTCCTGTTGAGTCTCTATAAAGTCAAGGAGGTCCTCTGCTGCTTCCTTAAATTCCTTGTTATTGCTAAGTTGAAGGTACCTTTTTAAAAAATGTTTTGCTTCTTTTAGCTTGCCCATCTCAAAGAAATTACAACCAAGTCCAAAAAGTGAATCGTAAAACTCAGGATTGTCTTGAGCAAGTTCTTGCAAAAGCCTATTTGAATTTTCAAAGTCTCCCACCTGGGCTAAAAGTCCTGCCAAGTTGAATTTTATCTCAATATTCTTACTATCAAGCTCAAGCGCTCTTTTCAGCCTTTCAATGGCAAGATCTATCTCACCTTTTTCATAATGTTTAATTCCTATCCTAAAAAACCTTGATGATGTAGGATGCAAATTCACAACCTTACCTTTCACCATCTTTGATACATACTCCTCTTTACAGTTTATCTATTGGCGGTAAGATAATCTTAAAGGTGTTCTGAGAATTTATATTTATTATCTTTGCAGAAGGATAAGTCTTTTTAATTCTTCTAAGACCTTTACCGCCTCTTAAGAATAGATTATGTT is drawn from Caldicellulosiruptor naganoensis and contains these coding sequences:
- a CDS encoding dehydroquinate synthase/iron-containing alcohol dehydrogenase family protein, whose translation is MKIFWENPYEELLEYLEKNSYKSPLIICDKNTYNVCGNKIHKLIKNTGIECRVVCFDSENLVADEYAIGRVLFETSNNDILRWSGKWNNLRYNTIYSL
- the thrS gene encoding threonine--tRNA ligase, translated to MEKVKVTLPDGKVIEVEKSTCALDLVKSISMKLYKEAVACKINGILKDLWTKLDEDCSFEVITFSSDEGKKVYWHTTSHILAQAVKRIFGDKVKLGIGPAIDNGFYYDFDVDESITMELLGKIEEEMQKIIKEDLKIERFELTRDEAIKFMQERGENYKVELINDIPEDETISFYRQGEFVDLCTGPHLPSTGRVRAFKLLSVAGAYWRGNSKNKMLQRVYGVSYEKKSQLDEHLSMLEEAKKRDHRKLGRELDLFDIFDEGPGFPFFLPKGMIIRNILEDFWREEHKKRGYQEIKTPIMLTKDLWIQSGHWDHYKENMYFTKIDDQEFAIKPMNCPGSILVYKRKQHSYRELPQRLCELGLVHRYELSGVLHGLMRVRCFTQDDAHIFMLPSQIKDEIKGVIELIDYFYSVFGFKYHVELSTRPENSMGTDEQWNMAETALKEALEEVGINYKINEGDGAFYGPKIDFHLEDSLKRTWQCATIQLDFQMPERFDLYYIGEDGAKHRPVMLHRVVFGSIERFIAILTEHFAGAFPVWLAPTQIRVIPVSDNFNDYAAKISQTLKENGFRVEEDYRSETVGYKIRDAQLQKIPYMVIVGEKEQKNNTIAVRDRRKGDLGAFTIEEFIKLVREKVETKAIE
- a CDS encoding tetratricopeptide repeat protein, whose amino-acid sequence is MVKGKVVNLHPTSSRFFRIGIKHYEKGEIDLAIERLKRALELDSKNIEIKFNLAGLLAQVGDFENSNRLLQELAQDNPEFYDSLFGLGCNFFEMGKLKEAKHFLKRYLQLSNNKEFKEAAEDLLDFIETQQEFEKEQREMEKLTKLLERGNFLLENGRYEDAVKYFKMILSKDDTIFAARNNLSLAYFYMGEIEKAIQEAKKVLEVDKYNVYANCNLAFFYSTIGKTKELRKQLKTILDLKTYDYKDKIKVLDTLIKLNQHAAIAERAAELFEITKEPYFKHIQAISLYNTRQYIKAKKIWQELKRSYNMPEIKIDYFLKKVDNVIKTFKKDTIDYFETGSEAISLSEEKEFRKQLQKHIDLYFSQTFEENANKIVDIITKNVKLNDKEKNDVYRLLSTLPLERKRLNLAAIAAVVYYVYKKYLCGQKVNQKDIAGHFGISQTVFSRWFKEFKGLLLGEDV